A section of the Rhizobium sp. ACO-34A genome encodes:
- a CDS encoding proline dipeptidase, which translates to MSDLDRVRAERLTRAAGIDALIFFQPEAFRYAIGAHAGVATMWGRAGSAIAVVPSDPAAALAAVISDHASAGLGSLRQSVDVRTHRIWIDGVALTGQETIADIDAAYRRMENTGPRPETFDQEACFRLLADILTERGLDKAVLGADFSFLPAGDFERLKKALPHATWKDASDILLRLRAIKNPREIERLRRAARSAEAGLRSLASAVKPDVSLRELSAAWLQGARDEATAGGFGFSGHWDYISVGPDLTDGSATVKPGSLIKADVGTLVEGYSSDGARTFVLGQPASLARNLHAILHEAFLAGLEQIRPGRRFGDVHAAMLARFRKNGLTEYYRGHFGHSVGGNAGIEEWPFFSNGNDEVIEQNMVVALETPFYAQGFGALMIEDQFLVTETGTECMNSLQRDIIRIG; encoded by the coding sequence ATGAGCGACCTGGACCGAGTTCGCGCGGAACGTTTGACGAGGGCAGCCGGCATCGACGCCCTCATCTTTTTCCAGCCGGAGGCCTTCCGCTATGCGATCGGCGCTCATGCAGGCGTAGCGACGATGTGGGGCCGGGCGGGCTCCGCGATCGCAGTCGTTCCGTCCGATCCCGCCGCCGCCCTCGCCGCAGTTATCAGCGATCATGCCTCAGCCGGCCTCGGCTCTCTTCGTCAATCCGTGGATGTAAGAACACATCGCATCTGGATCGACGGTGTCGCCCTGACCGGACAGGAAACCATCGCCGATATCGACGCAGCCTATCGCCGGATGGAAAACACCGGCCCGCGGCCGGAGACCTTCGATCAGGAGGCGTGCTTCCGCCTGCTCGCCGATATTCTCACCGAGCGGGGACTGGACAAGGCGGTACTGGGGGCCGATTTTTCCTTCCTCCCTGCCGGAGACTTCGAAAGGCTGAAGAAGGCTCTCCCCCATGCCACATGGAAAGACGCCTCGGACATTCTGCTGAGGTTGAGGGCGATCAAGAATCCGCGGGAAATCGAGCGCCTCCGCCGAGCCGCGCGCTCGGCCGAAGCAGGCCTGCGCTCGCTGGCATCGGCCGTAAAGCCCGATGTTTCCCTGCGCGAACTATCCGCAGCATGGCTTCAGGGCGCACGGGACGAGGCCACAGCCGGAGGCTTCGGGTTCTCGGGACATTGGGATTACATTTCGGTCGGTCCCGACCTCACGGACGGCAGCGCCACGGTAAAACCCGGTTCGCTGATCAAGGCGGATGTCGGAACGCTGGTCGAGGGCTATTCCTCCGACGGCGCGCGAACCTTCGTGCTCGGGCAGCCGGCCAGCCTTGCTAGGAATCTTCATGCCATCCTGCATGAAGCCTTTCTCGCGGGCCTCGAACAGATCCGTCCCGGCCGCCGCTTCGGGGATGTTCATGCCGCGATGCTCGCACGGTTCAGGAAGAACGGTCTCACCGAATATTATCGCGGACACTTCGGCCACTCGGTCGGCGGCAATGCCGGCATCGAGGAATGGCCCTTCTTTTCCAACGGCAATGACGAGGTAATCGAACAGAACATGGTGGTGGCGCTTGAAACGCCGTTCTATGCGCAAGGCTTCGGTGCATTGATGATCGAGGATCAGTTTCTGGTGACGGAAACCGGTACCGAATGCATGAACAGCCTGC
- a CDS encoding ABC transporter substrate-binding protein: MSGFANKNRQSFLSEWRATTAAAALVALSFATPLAAADFDADATVNIGSLYEPQNLDNTAGAGQGINEAFNGNVYEALFRLSDAGAVEPVLAKDFKVSDDGLTYTFTLQSGVTFHSGEPLTAKDVKFSIERVTAAESKSSRKNSLKTISAIETPDDQTVVVKLSARSISLPYNLSYVWVVNDAANDLQSSEDGTGPYKLEEWRRGSSISLQRFDGYWGTKPSNGEVVYQYFTEATALNNALLTGSVDIVTSVQSPDSLAQFKDNPEFTVAEGQSTTKLLLAYNDRVKPFDNVKVRKALARAVDKKKLLNAIWGDYGIVIGSFVPPTDPWYVDLTNVDAYDVDSAKALLAEAGYPDGFSFTLDTPNYDPHPIVAQFLQTELAKVGVKVNINVITANEWYTKVYKAHDFQATLQEHVNHRDIVFYGNPDFYWGYNNPKVVDLIKEAEASATTDEQTAKLKEANTVIAEDAASNWLYLYPQIVVSKKSVNGYPVNGLNSQFFAYGIQKAAE; encoded by the coding sequence ATGAGCGGTTTTGCCAATAAAAACAGGCAGAGTTTCCTGTCCGAATGGCGCGCGACGACGGCTGCGGCCGCACTCGTCGCCCTTTCGTTCGCAACGCCGCTTGCGGCGGCGGACTTCGATGCCGACGCGACCGTCAACATCGGTTCTCTCTACGAGCCGCAGAACCTCGACAACACCGCCGGTGCGGGGCAGGGCATCAACGAAGCCTTCAACGGCAACGTCTATGAAGCGCTTTTCCGCCTGAGCGATGCAGGCGCGGTCGAACCCGTTCTCGCCAAGGACTTCAAGGTCAGCGATGACGGCCTGACCTATACCTTCACCCTGCAGTCCGGCGTCACCTTCCATTCCGGCGAACCGCTCACGGCAAAGGACGTCAAGTTCTCGATCGAGCGCGTCACGGCCGCTGAATCCAAGAGCTCGCGCAAGAACAGTCTCAAGACCATCAGCGCTATCGAGACGCCGGATGATCAGACGGTTGTCGTGAAGCTCTCCGCCCGCTCGATCTCGCTGCCCTACAATCTAAGCTATGTCTGGGTGGTCAATGACGCCGCCAACGATCTGCAGTCTTCGGAAGACGGCACAGGTCCCTACAAGCTCGAGGAATGGCGTCGCGGTTCCTCCATCTCGCTTCAGCGTTTCGACGGCTACTGGGGGACGAAGCCGAGCAATGGCGAAGTCGTCTACCAGTATTTCACCGAGGCGACCGCGCTCAACAACGCGCTGCTGACCGGTTCGGTCGATATCGTCACCTCCGTCCAGAGCCCGGACTCGCTTGCGCAGTTCAAGGACAATCCGGAATTCACTGTGGCCGAGGGCCAGTCCACCACCAAGCTGCTGCTCGCCTATAACGACCGGGTGAAGCCCTTCGATAACGTGAAGGTTCGCAAGGCTCTCGCCCGCGCCGTCGACAAGAAGAAGCTCCTGAACGCCATCTGGGGCGACTACGGCATCGTCATCGGCTCCTTCGTGCCGCCGACCGATCCGTGGTATGTCGACCTCACCAATGTCGACGCCTATGATGTGGACAGCGCCAAGGCGCTTCTGGCGGAAGCCGGTTATCCCGATGGCTTCTCCTTCACGCTCGACACGCCGAACTACGATCCGCATCCGATCGTTGCGCAGTTCCTGCAGACCGAACTTGCCAAGGTCGGCGTCAAGGTGAACATCAACGTCATCACCGCCAACGAATGGTACACCAAGGTTTACAAGGCCCATGATTTCCAGGCGACCCTGCAGGAGCATGTGAACCACCGCGACATCGTCTTCTACGGCAATCCGGATTTCTACTGGGGCTACAACAACCCGAAGGTCGTCGACCTGATCAAGGAAGCCGAAGCCAGCGCCACCACCGACGAGCAGACCGCGAAGCTCAAGGAAGCCAATACGGTGATCGCCGAGGATGCCGCCAGCAACTGGCTCTATCTCTATCCGCAGATCGTGGTTTCGAAGAAGTCGGTGAACGGCTATCCGGTGAACGGCCTCAACTCTCAGTTCTTCGCCTACGGCATCCAGAAGGCCGCCGAATAA
- a CDS encoding LacI family transcriptional regulator, producing the protein MSKGRVTVVDIAEAAGVSKSTVSLVLQGSPLVGEATRVKVNAAMRDLGYVYNRGAANLRQSNAKSKIIGVVVNDLTNSFFAELAVGVDMVVQSAGFVQFLANTGESIDRQSEVIASMREHGVSGLIVSPARGTTAKDLKPLVSAGIPVVLVVRNVPGAKVSSLVSDNRAGTVAAVEHLVSLGHRRIAFIGGFADTVVFAERLEGYRAAMAAAGLEFSEDLVVPSAPSRAGGVEAIGRAMLLAEKPTGAVCFNDAAAFGVCDGLRARGLEPGRDFAVVGFDDVIEAQTAVPALTTIAVDPQGMGRRAAQLLLKQINADRADAEAITGAVRLVVRESCGVGQGIFGRKMA; encoded by the coding sequence ATGAGCAAGGGACGGGTCACCGTCGTCGATATCGCGGAAGCGGCCGGTGTGTCGAAGTCGACGGTATCGCTTGTCCTGCAGGGCTCTCCCCTTGTCGGTGAGGCGACCCGGGTCAAGGTCAATGCCGCAATGCGGGACCTTGGATACGTCTATAATCGCGGTGCGGCCAACCTGCGCCAGTCGAACGCCAAGTCGAAGATCATCGGCGTTGTCGTCAATGATCTGACCAACAGCTTCTTTGCCGAGCTTGCGGTGGGTGTCGACATGGTCGTGCAGTCGGCCGGCTTCGTGCAGTTTCTCGCCAATACCGGAGAGAGCATCGACCGGCAGAGCGAGGTGATCGCCTCGATGCGCGAGCATGGGGTGTCGGGTCTGATCGTCTCGCCGGCGCGCGGAACGACGGCGAAGGATCTCAAGCCGCTTGTCTCCGCCGGAATTCCGGTTGTGCTCGTGGTGCGCAATGTGCCGGGAGCCAAGGTATCGTCGCTTGTCTCCGACAATAGGGCGGGAACGGTGGCTGCGGTCGAGCATCTGGTTTCGCTCGGTCATCGTCGCATCGCCTTTATCGGCGGCTTTGCAGATACCGTGGTCTTCGCCGAACGTCTGGAAGGTTATCGTGCGGCCATGGCTGCTGCTGGTCTGGAATTCAGCGAGGATCTGGTCGTGCCATCCGCGCCGTCGCGGGCCGGCGGCGTGGAAGCGATCGGCCGGGCGATGCTGCTTGCGGAAAAGCCGACGGGGGCGGTGTGCTTCAACGATGCGGCTGCTTTCGGCGTCTGCGACGGCCTTCGGGCGCGGGGGCTGGAGCCCGGCCGCGACTTCGCCGTCGTCGGTTTCGACGATGTGATCGAGGCGCAGACGGCAGTGCCGGCGCTGACGACGATTGCGGTCGATCCGCAGGGCATGGGTCGGCGCGCCGCCCAGCTTCTGCTGAAGCAGATCAATGCAGACAGGGCGGATGCCGAAGCGATCACGGGCGCTGTGCGCCTCGTGGTCAGGGAGAGTTGCGGCGTCGGACAGGGAATATTCGGGAGGAAGATGGCATGA
- a CDS encoding fructose reductase yields the protein MTVRWGLIGASTIAREWVIGAIRAAGGEVVSVMSTNAERGQAYAAENGIPKAVTSVEELLSDASVDAVYISTTNELHAPQAIAAARAGKHVLCEKPLALSLEDAHAMARAAADAGVILATNHHLRNAASHRAMHQAIADGRIGKPLSARVFHAVYLPPHLQGWRLDKPQAGGGVILDITVHDADTLRFVLGENPVEVIAFSQAGGMGKAGLEDAVMGVMRFESGLIAQFHDGFTTKFAETGFEIHGTEGSLIARNVMTQKPVGTVVLRDAAGEHELPLDQDNLYETALKAFHAAVAGGGKPSATAEDGIWSLATGLAVVEAAKAGHAVKVETGF from the coding sequence ATGACAGTGCGATGGGGATTGATCGGCGCAAGCACGATCGCCCGTGAGTGGGTGATCGGAGCGATCCGCGCGGCCGGAGGCGAAGTCGTCTCGGTCATGAGTACGAATGCCGAGCGTGGGCAGGCTTACGCGGCGGAAAACGGTATTCCCAAGGCCGTTACCAGCGTCGAGGAACTCCTGAGCGATGCCTCGGTCGATGCCGTCTACATTTCCACCACCAACGAGCTTCATGCGCCGCAGGCGATCGCCGCCGCCAGGGCCGGCAAGCATGTCCTCTGCGAAAAGCCGCTTGCTCTTTCGCTTGAGGATGCGCATGCCATGGCAAGGGCCGCAGCCGATGCCGGCGTGATCCTCGCGACCAATCACCATCTGCGTAATGCCGCCAGCCACAGGGCCATGCATCAGGCGATTGCCGATGGCCGGATCGGCAAGCCGCTTTCCGCTCGCGTTTTCCATGCTGTCTATCTGCCGCCGCATCTGCAGGGCTGGCGACTGGATAAGCCGCAGGCCGGCGGCGGGGTGATCCTCGATATCACCGTACATGATGCCGATACGCTTCGTTTCGTGCTTGGTGAAAATCCGGTGGAAGTGATCGCCTTTTCGCAGGCAGGCGGTATGGGCAAGGCCGGTCTGGAAGACGCAGTGATGGGCGTCATGCGTTTCGAATCCGGGCTGATTGCCCAGTTCCATGACGGTTTCACCACGAAGTTCGCGGAAACCGGTTTCGAGATACATGGCACCGAGGGCTCACTGATTGCTCGCAATGTGATGACCCAGAAGCCGGTGGGCACGGTCGTTCTGCGCGACGCAGCCGGAGAGCACGAGCTGCCTCTCGATCAGGACAATCTCTATGAGACGGCGCTCAAGGCTTTCCATGCCGCAGTAGCCGGTGGAGGCAAGCCGTCGGCGACGGCCGAGGATGGCATCTGGTCGCTGGCTACGGGGCTCGCTGTCGTCGAGGCGGCGAAGGCCGGCCACGCGGTCAAGGTCGAAACGGGATTTTGA